Below is a genomic region from Thalassophryne amazonica chromosome 3, fThaAma1.1, whole genome shotgun sequence.
ATAATTGTCAGATTCCGAGTTAAACAATTAGTTGTAATTCATCAAGAAAAATAAGCCATATTTTGACTTGTCTTTCGAATGTGAGGATTTGGGCCTGTGCTATTTTACTTGAGAGAAACACCAATAAAATAGACTGAAATAAACTGCTGTTAAAACATTTGAAGCACATAAAACAGAGCAGAAACTGTATTTGTCAAGTTTTAGAACTGTTTGGCTTAAATTAAGTTTAAGTGGTTGTTACAGAAATCGACTTAATGTGTCCTGTCATCCACCACTTGAATTCACATCAGTCTACGTGCTACAGATTGACAAGATATGGTTCATCATAAAGGATCTGAAGGACCATTGGCTGAAAAAAGTAAACACCAAGAAAGTCTCTGGATTTTTGAGAAAACAagatggatttttttgtttgggttgtttgtttttaactattTCTAACATTTTAAACAGTAAATGATTAATCAGTTGTTCCTACTTGTAAAAGCCATTGAAAGATTaactaacaatgaaaacactTATCTGCAGCTCTAATGCCATAACTTGGTTGTCAGGcaataaaacagaacacacacCGTGTTACTTCTTCTGCTGTTAATTTTGCACAGGTTTtctggatccacatgttgatttggcataactTTTACACCAAATgttcttcctgatgcaattccagatCTACAAGCAGAATGAGGCATAAGTAGATCCGAACCGGGATCTTCTTGGAGGAGGCCTGTCTAAAATATTTACACTTTCCGTAACCTTTTGCATGAGAGAAGGATCCTCAGTAAGTCCAAGAAATCATGAATTAAGTGTAATAAATCCATTGAGAGCTGTGATACTCACGGGAGGCTGGCAAAGCTGGGATGGGGTCGATGCATGATGGGAAAATGACAGTAGCAGTGTGTCAGTATTCAAAATTTGAGGAAAAAGTTTCTATATAGGAAATCTTACCTTTCCTTGGGTGAGTCCAAGAGGCGGGTCGCAGGAGTCTGGCCAAGCTTTGTGGTGCCACTGTTGGTCGTAGCTTTAGGGTTGCTTCGCTGTGAAGGATGATGCTGTAGATGTGCACAGTACATGATGGGAAAAGGACACCAGTGGAGTGGTCAATGcaaaacaaaatgtgtgaaaaatgAATAAAGCGATATGTTGCCCAGTGCACATATTCTGAAGGTATGGCGGCCGGCGGAGGTCATGGACTGTAACAGGTGACTCACTGTGCCTTGATGAAGTGACTGTGGTAATATAGATAATGGGCAAGGACCATGGATTATAATGTCTTTCTTCACAATCGTTTCATGCTACATGATTAGTGTTTATAGCACAGTATCCAGATTAAGACCACGATGGTGTGAACACATGATCTAACACGGGCTCCAGTGTTGCACAAAGTGATATTTTTGTATGTGCTTATGTCGCACTGATCTCTGCAATCCTCCCTTCCAGTGCATGAGGAACATCATTCTGCTGCAGATCACCACGTCCTGAAACCGTCCTACCAAATCTCGGACCATGTCTGGATCCTACGATGACTCAGCCAGCCTGGAGGAGACCACAGACAGCTTCTGGGAGGTGAGGCAGCAGGGTGCAGCTTGAAAAACTGAACTCTACCCTGTTACCGAGGCTCCAAGTGATAAACTATCTCTGAACCCACTTCCTCTGTGAGGTGGTCAGAGCGATAAGAAGCCTCATTTATTAACTGTGTTGATGATAATCTGTTCATGGTATTTAATGACTTTGTGCATTCTGCAACGATGACTAATTTTACAGCTATGAGTTGAATTAACCAACCTACATGTGAAACAATAAATACGAGAACATGCAAATAAACCAATGTGAGCTTTTGCACGTTCCGTAATTCTTCTGATTCACTGGCTCAGAAATCAACCGTAAACATATTTGTCCAGGTGCATAAAAAAATTGATAAGTTCATGCTTCTCAAATCTCAACTGGAGGACTtccttgttttgttttattccctgcgattagcagggCATGCGTAGGATTAAGTCCGTGAAACAGTGGGTCTTCAATAACTTGTAAAAGCTACTGCATTTTGAGCTTTGCAATTTTCAAATTATGATCAATGCAGGTGATGAGCAGTGAACCTCTTATTTTGAGTCATATTGACATCTTTTAGCATGCAAAATGACcataatgtaaaataaatacagacaGGCCTACTCTGACTAAGTGGTGACTAAATGCTGGCATCTAGTGGTGGTATGTAGCAGTACTTTTGGGGTCCTGGTAACGCTGTTGCGTCTTAGATGAACTGCTTCAATGATGTTCTATGCATGAAGGATAGACTGCTTTAAAACAGTCAAACCTGGTTTAAAGTAATTTAAAACAGTTATTGCCTTAATTTtgactggatttaaaaaaaatatatttatttagtttatatagagccaaaacAGAAAAAGCTGCCTCCAGGCGcgtcatacaagtaaggtctaaccttaccaacccctagagcaagaacacaggtgacagtggtaaggaaaaactgcctctgataatttgaggaagaaacctcaagcagaccagactcaaaggggcgaccctctgcttgggccattctaacaaaaaagtttacaatacagaacacaacacaacaacaattgacaagagtccatgcaggcgtccagtccacCATCAGGAGGGGATTGGGGTCACTGAGCCATTCGTTGGATCTGTTCCGCCCCACAtcgccacagaaatcatccaatccagcacgtggatccagccacatctcagacagagagaaaaagaaaacggaatcagtcggccagaaaaaactacacttaagggataattcgtcagcattaagcaacaggaaagcagaataaatactaaggtgaccgcttgccactagccctaagcttcactaacagacccagactttagagaaaggttgaggccgcgacacgctctgtttactaatagatCTAAACCAGCACTTTCAACCAGTTTGGATAGATAATCTGATTAAACTGCTTTAGCAAGGATAGATGGGTTTAAAGTgttatttcttcttcttacacCTCCTTCTTTcagggggggttggtaaggtttaaaAATTATccctgtaaagcaccttgagccgacttatgttgtgatttagcactatgtaaataaactagcgtgttgtccgtgggaatccacaggctctagattgggttgtgtttataaaagaggtagctgacatttttcatttcagttaagcaatgagttggaatagtgtgtcagtctagaatgtttttagaactttttagacctcaacaatttatagaagaggaactcaacccttttatttcctgttaattatgtcatttttaatattaattactttcttaatgtatttataaattgtttaggttgttgttatcatgtacacactattaatataattgttattattattattattttattattattacttctattttgtgcaAAACTATGCTTGTCAAACTTTGGTTGCACGGGATCAATATCACTAATCAAGGTCAGTGTTTGGATCCAAGTTAcatagaccacaatgcactgtgtcGCACCGATTGGCAGCCCTTACTGACACGGTCCATGTTGGAtgaccttcctgatacaactccatagCTACAAAGAAAACATTTTAAGTGCTTTTGCCAGGACTTTAAAATCAGATATTTGCTATTTTGCCacatactaggggagctatgaccactacctttgcaccccccccaggactaaaccaaaccaacttttttatgttccttagggccctgtcccactggcgtttaggaggatttgcagatggaatgcgcacagaagtggcccacatccgccaaacaaccgctataaccgtgtaacattcctgtatgagttgactgccatccgaacacatccgtgatcatccacagaggcacgcatgtccgcagccaggatttttgagcggctcaaaaatcctgctgcggatgagatccgcatcactgcctgaacacatactgaagacatacgcaggacatacacaaccaacgcgccgcatatcccctgtcatacGCTGATATTCGCAACCGATGGGTTGGCGCGGCTTagtggcggaccgggacagtgtgcaaaacagatatgacgcgtgcccagcatggccacatcacggtcgcaaatggtatgttgcgcatgcagacagagtgggcacggatggagcgagtgcatcacggccgctgtgcccctcatgggggcgcctccgcggtcgcctttgcttctgttgcctgttatatccgcttttcttccacatgtattcgctgatccacccagggacatttgtcatttctgcccacctttgttgcggacgctcagcttttgtctcctcatttcatgtgcaaatcctcctaaacgccagtgggacagggcccttagatgaccccaaaacacaatcaggatgttcccaaagataaaaactggcctcaaggcagttatccaagatggcgtccaagatggccaccaaaatatggttgttcactaaaacacctttaaacaacatataaacaaaggtagcaaaggtagtggtcatagctcccctagtaacattttatttaaaaaactcATATCCATCAGATTTATTTTAGCCTAACTGCAACAACAATGGACAGATTAATCAGTAAAGAAAACAGTGGTTTGTCGTAACACGAAATGCTCGCGCCGTCCTCCTCCTCTCATGACATCAAATCTGCTGCTTCTTCCAAAAGCAAACTGCTGATGTAATTCGATCAACAAGTTCCTGAAGTCCATTTATTATGTATGAGCTGAAAACTGTTCATGAGGCACTAAGAAAAACTTCACCGCGTTAAGCAGTGACCGTGATGCTGCTACCTGACAGATGGCGTCATTTAGtgctttaaagataaatgtgcctcACCAGGCTTTATTCTAGGCTGTTGCCTCTAGGCTCTAGGCTGAATTTCATCACGTCCCTTCTGCCAGGCAGCTGTTTAAGAATCAGCTGAAGCAGCAAAGGTGGTGGCTTCCATCACGCAGTCCATCACTGCATTACAGCGATGACTCGCCGGGGAATACATTTCTCCCACGCTGCTTTTCATTTAGTTGGCATTACACATTTGTCGGGCCATTTTTAAGTTGAAGTATGAGTGCACTTCTGTTCCGAAGCGCAGCCTAATTTCTCTGCGATGATGAATGTGTGACATTAATGCAGTCATGTGTCATTATGGCAGCTCCCGCTGCCGTTACCGTGCAGGGTGAGAGGAGAGTTTTAACGTGGCCCCTTCCTGATCCTTACAACAGCAGCAGTACTGCAAACAGTCACGTTATTATTCTGAATCTAATACAAAGTCTCAATTTGTCAGTCATCCCATCTTCAGGCATAGTCATCAGGAAAAGCATCACTGTTTTCCAAGGATTTGGAAAAGCCGAGGCAGGTGCTCTGCAAAATGCAATGAGTGGTTAGATGGATAGAGAGATGGCAGGATGGATGGACAGGATCGGCAAGTTCTCTAATCCATACGAGCACATAGGTTATTTGTTCTTGCTCTCGGGTGTGACCCACAGGAGCATTCTTTAAGCATGTTTTCTGGACTCATCAGAAGTGTATCGGTGTGCGGTGAAAGTGCTGAATGTGCAGAGAGATTCACTTATAGCGGTAGTCACACTCACATCTCTGGGTCTTCAGTCTTTGAGGTCaacagatgcctgggaagagcttatggagccatgtgttcactggacagaagtgtttggcaaTGCAAAGTTTCTTTTGCAGGAAGATTTTTAGGGTCCTGATGCTTTTTGTCTGATTATATGATTGaaggacttggatgctaaccaataACCTCAGGTGATgatgggatgtctttggtaccaggtctctttggcagatccttgagtaccactgcaatgactttgtgtcaaataagcaTTTACTTTAGGGAGTAAAGTATCACTTGCATCGTAAGGGAACATTAAGTCAAGTCTGAGAACATGCATTGTGCTGTGTCCATGATGCTATAGACCTggcatgggtcctggatggcaaccacccaggcagacaactggtccatcccaccTACAGAAGTATACATCTATGACATGTGGCATGTGGTATGACCCAGTGCCTCAGGGGTAACAACTCCCACAGGGGATACCCACGTTTTATCTGGCTGTGGCAGCTAGATGACTACTTTCAAGAGTCACTGGATGAAGCaaatgtctgcctgggtggttactatCCAGTACACATAGCAGTTCAATGGTATGGTGGATGCACTGAAGCACACAGTATGCTCCCAGACTTCGTCATatttgtacagtgcatccggaaagtattcacagcacttcactttttccacattttcttatgttacagcctaattccaaaatagagtaaatcttttttttttttttaccttcaaaattctaatcacaacaccccataatgacatgtccaatcaactgaatttaccccagctggactccaattaaggtgcagaaacatctcaagagtgatcagtggaaacaggatgcacctgagctcaattttgagcttcatggcaaaggctgtgaatacttatgtatctgTGATTTAttaggttatatatatatatatatatatatatatatatatatatatatgcgcaaagccgcccagacctcccgatccacacacacctcctccagctcctccgggggaaccccaaggcgttcccaagccagccgagagatgtagtccctccagcgtgtcctgggtcttccccggggcctcctcccagtgggacgtgcccggaacacctctccagtgaggcgtccaggggcatccggaaaagatgcccgagccacctcaactgactcctttcaacgtggaggagcagcggctcgactccgagctcctcccaagtgaccgagctcctcaccctatctctaagggagcgcccagccaccatgcggaggaaactcatctcggccgcttgtactcgcgatctcgttctttcggtcatgagccaaatctcatgaccataggggaggatcggaacgtagatcgattggtaaatcgagagctttgcccccctactcggctctctcttcaccacaacggtccgatacagcgaccgcatcactgcagatgttgcaccgatccgtctatcgatctcacgctccatctgtccctcactcatgaacaagaccccgagatacttaaactcctccacttgaggcaaggacactccactgacctgaagagggcaaagcacctttttccggtcgagaaccatggcctcggatttggaggtgctgattttcatcccggacgcgtcacacttggctgcaaaccgccccagtgcacactgaaggtcctgatttgacgaagccaacagaaccacatcgtccgcaaacagcagagacgagattctgtggttcccaaaccagaccccctctacaccctggctgcgcctagaaattctgtccataaaaataatgaacagaaccgaatataacagaatatatatatatatatatatatatatatatttgcaaaaataaaaaaaacctttcacattgtcattatggggtattgtgtgtagaaatttaagggaaaaggctgtaacataacaaaatgtggaataagtgaagtgaggtcaatactttctagatgcactgtacgAAGACTGTAGAGTACGGGATTGAGAACCCTGTGGTGCTCCTGGTATACTCACTGTCTGAGGTCTGCCTGTCAGAAAGCTGACTAGCCACTTATTGATGAAATTGCTAAGACCTATGATCCTAATGTGTCCCACAGCCTGTAGTCAATGATCTTGAAAtgaagcaatatctccacctggtggacatttacctttTAGGCAGGTACAAGTGAATTTCACCAAGAAACTGGCAGAAAGACTCAtaccacaaacagaaacacagaacacagaaaccCATGTTATGACAAGTTTGAAGCAATTAAAAGCAGTTTAAACCATTTGATTATCCTTTGTGTGGAACATTTTCTCTGAAATAAAACAGGAAAGAAGTTAAACTATGTTTTATCAAATTGAACAAGTCAAAAAAAAATTCCTTGATAAATAACTTGAACATCAGTTATGTAAAAAGTTGAAAACTATTTTTCTGTCCATTAACTGCTAAACAAACTGACACTTTTTTCAGCCCTACATTAAAGAACATTAATAAGTTGAGAAATGACAGAGATCTTCACAGTACCAAAGTTTTATAGAGTAGAAAAGTTAAACCATGTAAAATGAACTGGACACATTGTTTGTGTGGAAGGTTGGGAACTACAAACGGACAGTGAAGAGGATTGACGATGGCCACAGGCTCTGCAATGACCTGATGAACTGTATCCAGGAGCGTGCCAAAGTCGAAAAAGCCTACGCGCAGCAACTGACTGACTGGTCCAAGAGATGGAGACATCTGGTAGAAAAAGGTAACAGTGTACCTCGAATGACCTTGTAGATGTTAATGAGGTATTTGCTTTTTCACtttgatatacaaccccaattccaatgaaattgggacgttgtgtaaaatgtaaataaaaacagtgatttgcaaatcctctttggcctttgttcaattgaatacaccataaagacaagatatttaatgttcaaactgataaactttattgtttttgtgcaaatatttgctcattttgaaatggatgcgtgcaacacgtttcaaaaaagctgggacagtggtagcgacgaactgtgttaactgacaatggttttctgaagtggtcctgagcccacgcggtaagatactttacacaatgtcggtttttaatccagtgccgcctgagggattgaaggtcacgggcattcagtgttggttttcagccttgccgcttacatgtataaagttctgcagattctctgactcttctgattatattatggactgtagatgatggaatccctaaattccttgcaattgaatgttgagaaacattgttttttaactgttggactattttttcacacagttgttcacaaactggtgatcctcaccccatctttgcttgtgaatggctgagacttttggggatgctccttttatacccaatcatgacactcgcaattagtgtcctcagttgccaaatgcttattgagtgttgttagaaggaaaggtgatgtaacacagtggtaaacataccactgtcccagatttttttaaaatgtgttgcaggcatccatttcaaaatgaggaaatatttgcaaaaaaaaacaataaagttcattagtttgaacattaaatatcttgtctttgtggtgtattcaattgaatataggttgaagaggatttgcaaatcattgtattctgcttttatttacatttcacacaacatcccaacttcaatggaattgtggttgtacaaAGCCTGATTGCCTTTTGTCCTTTCGGTCCTTCAATCAGGGCCTCAGTACGGCACAGTGGAACGAGCGTGGCTAGCATTGATGGCGGAGGCAGAGAAGACAAGTGAGCTTCATCAGGAAGTGAGGAACAACCTGGTCAACGAGGACTTTGAGAAGGTGAAAAACTGGCAGAAAGACTCGTACCACAAACAGATGATGGGAGGATTCAAGGAAGCCAAAGAAGCAGAGGACGGCTTCAAGAAGGCCCAGAAACCATGGGCCAAAAAACTAAAAGAGGTGAGCCGGTTTGAAACACTTACGGTGCTCCGTGTTCTGTTTTATGGTAGCGGTCATCTCAAAACGTAGAGTTCCTCATagcgacacttttttttttgttgtcattttcagCTCGATGCTGCCAAGAAGTCGTACCATGTGGCCTGCAAAGAGGAGAAGCTGGCATCGATCAGAGAGGCCAACAGTAAAGGAGAGTCTTCTGTCACAGCTGAGCAGCAGAAGAAACTCCAGGAAAAACTGGATAAGTGCAAACAGGACTCACAGAAGGTGAAGACTCCGCACATGCACTCATCAGACTTTTTCATTCGCAAGACCAACACACAAGATTTAGGGTTTTCTCAAATTTGAACATGCAGGCATGAAATGTCTCAAGCTTTTATCAGACGGTGTATACATTATTTAACCTGCTCTGCCCCATCAGTACCTGTGGTGTTGGTTTTCTCAGCGCTCAGGTCTCACTGTCATTCAGTGTCTCTTCAGAACAGTGCAGTCACTGAAATCCTATCCAAGGTTCCAAGCTCCGGTTTTAGTTGGAAAACTGTGACAGTGTCGCAGCCACaggatttaaaatgacttttataACTCTGAGACatgcatttcatttgttaatatacatccatttctgcctttaaggtctgcaacacattccaaagaaCAAATAAGTTATGATGGTAGCaatttattcacaacagtaagttGTGTTTGTCAGGAGAATTTGCTGTCCTTCTGTCCATCCACACTGCAAAACCTTCTGCATCCTAAAACATAAGATCTGTTTTCTGCATTAATACTAAGACATCAAAGCTCTGCCTGCCAAACAAAtcgtgcatttctgacatttataaatggttggtttttttttgttttttaactgaatTTTTAGATTAAAG
It encodes:
- the pacsin1b gene encoding protein kinase C and casein kinase substrate in neurons protein 1 isoform X2; translation: MSGSYDDSASLEETTDSFWEVGNYKRTVKRIDDGHRLCNDLMNCIQERAKVEKAYAQQLTDWSKRWRHLVEKGPQYGTVERAWLALMAEAEKTSELHQEVRNNLVNEDFEKVKNWQKDSYHKQMMGGFKEAKEAEDGFKKAQKPWAKKLKELDAAKKSYHVACKEEKLASIREANSKGESSVTAEQQKKLQEKLDKCKQDSQKAKEKYEKAVDELSKSTPQYMENMEQVFDQCQQFEEKRLGFLQEVMLDVKRHLNLTENNSYATIYRDLECLITSASPQEDLKWFSDNHGPGMHMNWPQVEEFNPELCHSISKKEKSKKGNDGVTLTHITTGVDQAQTADRGSLSSYEKNQAYTASTEWSDEDQMTPNSGNDTNGGTNPFEEDTGKGGMN